Genomic segment of Juglans microcarpa x Juglans regia isolate MS1-56 chromosome 7S, Jm3101_v1.0, whole genome shotgun sequence:
AGAGGTTGACCAGCAACATTAATGGCCATagagggagaagggagagagaagaaattttacagcccagcccagccttttaaaaaaaaggggggggggtctaaaatgattaaaaatacaagaaaaaacagTACGGTTCGTATTGTCTGAGGAAATTTCCCCCTTTTTTCCTCCTTCCGGAGTCTCCATCTTTTCATATCTACTACTCTCAGCTTTATGCTTCCCAATGCTTCCTAATCCTGCATTCACCACGGTTCATTTTATCGACATTGATCTGATGTCAGTCATattgttttacaatttaaagacCTCATTTATCAATGTTCAATAGTTTAACATCGTGATGTCCATACATAATATCAAGacattttaatctaattattttaaatttgacagacgcatgttaattatatattgattttgttgagaATTAGGAATTACACCGGTGTATGAGCATACATACCATTGCTAAGGAATTAAAATGCTGCATTTTATGAGCATTAAACTTCGAACTACATTCATCAACAAGCTCGCCAAAGCCTTCAAATGCTGCCCGTAAGGTTTTCTGAGATGTATAAAATGAGAGGCCACCTGtttattgaaaaagattgtCAAGCGCCTAATTCATTAGCGAGCAAGAAAAGGAGAAATGAAGTTATTCACTACAAGAGATTTCATTTATTGTGACTGTTATGGACATGTTTCACAGCTTCATATAcacgatcacctgcaaccaaaaaaaaaattgagtattgAGAGTTCAGGAAAAtgcctctgatgcctaagtcagtaaagATAATGGAGATTTCTCTAATAATCCATTCAACCTGGGCAGTATATATAGAACCTCAATGCTTTCTATTGTTATGTGATAACGATTTCACccattatttgaaattcaagccACGGGATATTAGGGCTTAGCTTATTTCAACTAAGCTCATGGCCTTTCTCTCGAAGTTCTTGGGCAGTTATTCTTTCAATCTTAACCTCCTATATGCTTGAAATGGACCAGGTACTTGATTGATTGGGTTATCGGGCTGTGTTATAGTTCAGGCCCATGGTACGATCCGACAGACCCCTGGAAGAGAATTAAACCCTTCCAATTACCTCGCAAAGTCGCATCACACGAAGCGTAATTGGACTAGTAATCATGGCATCGCTTCGTTGTTTGGGTTTTCTGTCATTTCCAGCCCTTTTGTCAGGATGTCGTTACGCCTTTGCGCCACTCTGCATATCCCACTTAACTATTatagttatttattgttttcaaGCATCCCATTTTCTCACTTCTTCTCTTTTGgtacttttcctttcttttcgagCACTCTGTTTCCCTGCATTTCCTCCCAATCTCCCTCGCAAATCTATGGCTTCCTCTAAAGGTAACCCCTTAACCTCCTCCTGTGGAACTGGGTCTTCATGACCCTGCGACCCTTCTCCTCGCTCTAAGGAGGTGGTCGTTAACCCTACTATTGAGGGGGCATCTGCTCCTCACTCAATTATTGAAGGTCATTGATGCTCCTCCTCCATTTCCAATTGCGAATTAGACTATGCGAGGGATAGCTTCAACATCCCACACTCGGTGGCTATGGGTCTGCCTGACAAGCGTCATGGAGCCCTCGACATGAGAGGTATGACTGTTTCTGTTGTCTTGTAATTGGCCATGTCCATGTTTGCGCTCCGCTTGCCCTTTGTACGACCTGTTCGCAATGTGCTAGATGTCCTAGGTCTTGCTCCGACCCAACTTCTACCCAACACTTGGTAGATTCTGATGGCCCTATGTGTTCTCTGGCGGCGAGTGTTGGAGCCCACTGGTGATGAATATCCTAAACTCATGGCTCGTTATTTCTTTTCTCTGCATGGTTTCAGATGCTTGGTAAGGAATCTTTGTAGTTTTAAGGCTCATAAGAAATTGTTCAAATTGGAGTGTAAATATTCCCATGCCAAAGGTTGGCATATgaaatttttcttgatatttggTGATGGTTGGGAGTTTCTTGCGGATGAGGCAGCGAATCAGGAGTTCCCCATTAGGGCTTCATCGAATCTGGTTCCCGATGAGTGTGGTTTTGAGATCATTCTTTTTTACCGAGAGGAGGCTCGCACTCAATTGGTATAAGCTTGGGTAGATCAAAACAATAATTCCACCTGGTCAGATGTCATTCTAGCCCCATCTAATatcaatagatttttttatggtGCCTAGTGGGGCACATGTTTTCAGTCGCAAATTCTTAGGCACCCCGTCGCTAGTGGCTAGTTTGAAAAGAGGCCCACCTCCAGCAGCAGGGgacaacaagaagaagaagaaggctcGTTCAGAAGCGAAGCCTTCAGATAAGTCCAATTCCACAAGGGGTAGATCTTTACCACCATCATTGGCGAATGGCAAAGAGGCCTCAGGTCACCCCCAAGTGTCCACGACCAACTCCTTCCACAAGTTTATGGCCTTGGCCGAGGCTGATCTAGTGTTGGTAATAGAGGTTGAGTCTTCCTTGTCACCCAATGCTCCTCCTGAGCTCGCTCCAGGACTTATCCGCACATATCCCTTGAAGATGACATTAACGTCATGTCATCTTCTTGACACATAGTGGCCTTTAAAGATGACGTTAGCTTGAATGAGGCTGATCTAGAACATGACGTTATCCACACATAGCGACCCTAGAAGGAGCATTGGGCGACAAGCCAAACTCAACCTCTATCATCAACTCTAGATCAGCCCTGGCCTGGGCCATAAAATATTTGAAGGAGTTAGTTGTGGGCACTTGAAGGCGACCTGAGGCCTTTCCGCCACTCGCCAAAGGTGGTGGCGGAGAGGCCTACtactaaaatagatttttttttcctatttaatgttatattaattgaaattaatttattaatgtaGGTTGTATCGAGATATGGTGATAATTCACAACAAATCTCAAGTGAACTATATGCTTTGAGACATGGTCCATCCAAGCGAATCATTCAATAATTAGCAAGTTTGGTGCATGATATAGATTTTACATAGCTGACTGAGAACgatataaaaaaactcaaaattgtggggtctTTGTCAAAGTAAGCCATGAGGAGGAGAATATTTACTTTTACAGAGTCGTCCAAGATATCATTGGGTTAAAGTACTTAGGGGAACATATAGTTTTGTTGTTTAAGTATAATTTGTGGAATGTCTCAGATTCTAGGTTGTGAGTGCATAAGTATGAATATTATGTAAGTTTTAATACATCTCGCATATGGTATAAAGAGGATCTTTTCGTTCTCACTTATCAagtaaatcaaattttttacttaGATGATCCAGAGTACAAAAACCCATGGcgagtagtacaaaagtttGCATTAAGAAATgaatatgattacattccagatGTGGAGGGACAACATGAAGAATTTGATGGTCCAACAAAtaaagaagcatatcaagaaaacgaagtagacataaatttatttgttgatctcAGCCAATATGACATGGTTCCACTGTGTAGAGAACATATTGAACTAGAAGTAATTGAGGGAGGCTTCTAAGAAGAATATGAGTCAACTGAAGTATCTAATGAGGATGATGGTGACTAGTTGAGCAAAATTGATAGTGAATGATAGTTGTTTATACATAAGTATGGttatcttgtaataataatatttttgggaatAATAACttatcaatattataaataactATGTCTCCTAAATGCAAAGCAACTCATTTGCCATCTCCATCCAATACTGACTTCCTAATTGGTTAGACTTCGCATGTCACAGATGGTGGGCTAACATCACCAGACCCAAAACAAGGTATGTTAGATGATAACATGAGTTTATGTGATGATATATTTAAGTAATagtgttttattaataaaataattgttttttattatattctttaattatgGTATAGCTATTGTAAGCCATCGTCGAGATCGAGGCATTACTAGAGGcgtctgcatagagaaagtgcggaaaattaagaaaattaaaattgatattcctgatgatcacacaTGTGGCTTTGGAGATCCGGTAGCTCGGCTTGCTTCCTTTGTTGATACTCTTACCGAAACATATGCTCTCATAGCTACATCCTACTAGGCCAAGGTTCTCCaatatgtgaaagaccacatcaaaATTAGTTTCATGGTAATAAGTTACTTAGAAAACagttttattcaattattatttaatttgtaagtagtttatttttgttcttatcaTTCCTAATTCTTTCAAGGATAAGGTTGAACTTAATGCTAGTCTAttcggtttatatatatttgtgttttgtattGATGTAAATATGAGAGGCTAAGACAGTGAGAGCTGTGTATTTATGTAAttgtgttttgtattttttttctttttttatttggagtttgAAATTTGGATAAATTGGATGATCACTTATTAGTTATAACTTATTACTTATTAGGGATTTTATTGATTAGGAATtgttataaatttctttatttctatttttttttttaattttattactatgaTTGATAATCTTGTTTAAGTTGTTTGGGTGtatatagaaaatttatattcttttgtagtaaaacattttattcaaatttattgtatatatataattttcttttatgattatttttatttttctttcaagttttttttttggatttaaaagtGGATAAAATGTTAGTGCGCCGAAAAGTTAAACATATATAGGATATAGGGATTGGGCCATTGGCCCATTTGGTACAGGGTTGGACCGATTGGACCAACCCATCTCGAATAGGACTGAAAGACCGACCGAACTGGCTCGTCCTGAATGGGACTGGTCCTTGCTATTTGGTTCGGTCTAGGGTGGGAAAATCCTGGGCTGAATAAGTCCAGTCCAATCTGCAAAACCTCTTCAGGACGGACCGGTCCGGACCGAAATCGCCCTTACCTATATGTACTCCTTCCAACTCAATTTTTGTggttaaaactgaaaaatgaagAGTTGCATCAAGGAATTATAGGGGcagagtcggagtcgaatttagagttaaatttttaaatttttacttaacCTTAATTACAGGTCGGACGGCTCGCTATCAGGGTGGGCAACCATGATATATGATTAAACAAGGTttaatctttcaaaaaaaaaaaaacaaggtttaaatacataataaatgACGCCAACTTTGGTAAAACCAACACCATATAGACTATCTAGTTATTTGTACCATTATTATTAAGACCTCAATTTGTGGTAGGTTCTATTTAGCACACTAATTAAATAGGAGAAACTAATGTTGTTGGTTGacctattattttttgttttaaaaaaagaccTTTGGATTAACCCGTAGAGTAATTTTTGcgttattttctttgaaaactgACAAAGCATTGCCTTTGATATCGGTGTACATTGCCTATTGTCCTGCATAGGTTTGCCATCAAAGGACTATAATTGTACATAATtgtattgtgaaaataaaacaaGGGTGGTACTTCAGCCACCATTAATCCCCAGGAATTATTCCCACAAGACAAACTGTgtttttttacttatattttttttatatcttaattttttttaaaaaaaccacaatttatataaaaattactaagtaaaaaaaataaaaataaaaaatttatggagAAATGCTCGGATCCATTATCAGGATCCCAAACATTTCTGAACGATGAATCCGTGGCCACGTAGCTTGAATTTATAAAGATAATGAATCAAAAGATCCTGACTTTTCATGATCTCTTCGCCATCATCAATCAAAAAAGCAAAACTGTACAATTGTGTCATCATTCCCAGATGCGAACCAACCACCTTTGAGTCTCTTAACCCGCCCTGGCCAGCTCGAACGGTAAATGTCCGAGTTAGCTTTCACGTGATCTTTTTACGggaaatttgtaattataaagTTAGATAATATATGAgattctatattatttaaaaataaaaaatttttattttttataaagttttaatagaataataattatattattgattagtttttttaaaatatagatcatataatttagatattttattataatattataaatgatagcAGAAtctatttcaataaaaaataaagtagataatttgaaataataatttttatataatattaagaatttaaaattattaatatattattaaaatataaatttaaatgaaagaaaataactcTCCAATTCCAGCCGGGAGCGTTACAAAATGGTTGATATAATGCACAGTTCGCAAGTCAGTACAATCCTAAAAGAAGACACATTAATAAAAGCCGAACCGACACTATCTCGACACTAGCTTGTTGACAATTTGTAGAAAGACAAGCTGGCAAGGTGAGAAATACAGCAACAGCCACCGCTTTTTCAAAATGTTCTTTGGTTCTGCCCTTTGCTGTCAAAGGTTGAGGCCTCTGCGAGAGAAACTTCCCCcaactttttctgtttttcaacacttttttcTCCACACTTTCCATCCCATTcaagtttttctttcaaatcacGTCACCACGAAcgttttagaaagaaaaagtcGTAAGgtatcgtttgttttcagaaaatatctcatttcatttcatttcatcattataatttttttaaatctttatataaaataaaataaataatttaatttttttaaattttaaaacaaaaataatattaaaaaatatattctaataatattttattcaactttttaactttaatttcatttcatcttatttcatctctaaaaacaaacgaggcctcaGGTAAATTGGAAAATGATAACTTACCACGCTCTACTACTGTAGTCTGTAGTACCGGTCTACTGCAcgtttagttttttaatttctttcgcCTATGCACTCTCGCCATCGCTTCAGAATTTGTTGTCAGTTtgatcatttctttctttcgtcTACACACTCTAAGATTTGACATAAATAAATGGgtttcaacttttctttttctaattttatttttataattaattattcgtATTTTACAACCACAATATCTATCTCCTgtctcaattaaaaataaataatatttgaatcaTAGAGTCCGTAtgtattatgtaatttttttaaaaaagttaaataaatataaaatttatataaaaaaattaatttttaataaaaaatctcacttttttataaaaaaattacataatatttataaattttataactttatataacattactcttaattaaATTGTTAACTTTTGTAGTAGCTTTCTTTCTCAACAAAAAGAGAAAGTAGAAGAGAGATTTCGGGTCATTGGCTGGCCATCAACGGTGATGTGAGGAGGACAAAATCGCAAGGTGATTTTAGTAGGAGTGAAAATGGGGCCGATttaaatatgagtaatgctagtaTATCGTTTACTTTAACGGTTAAACGTGCTTACTAGTacacatttcatattttttaaatttttaaatattttaaaaaaataaaaatatatcaatatattaaaagttatttttttaattattaaataataaataaaaaaaatttaaaaaaaaactaaatatatgAACTGGGAGAAAGTAAACTCGTGGGACGGACCTActactattttcttttgaatattaatatagaggaataatatacatataatatattttcataatatatttaataataatattataagattatgatatttttataaaatgatattatttttataagatatttttataaatattttttatttaaaatataattatataaaatattataaaaaatattaggtaTAAATCATATTTCATTAatataaaggatttttttttttttggtcagaAACTGGACGGTGATGTGAGATGTGATGCGAGCAAAAGTGATAAGATGAGCTTATGAGCTATGAAGTCCCGACCTGCCGACCTGCAGacgaaaaagataaaaaaaataaatcagtagTAGACCGGTAGTATAGCGTGGGGTATCACTACCCGGGTAAATTAGCCCCGCGACGCACCATGAGATGACgttctatatattttctttctttctgacaGTGTAAaacatgtttctttttctttattttttcgaatttttaaataaattaaaaatcaaatactttaaaataaaaaaattctgttaATAGGAAGTTTGAAAggtgagataaaaattttatatttttattggaaagtttaaaatattatattttaatattattattattttaaaatttaaaaaaattaaattgagatttgaaaaaattaaactgtttattatattttgtacataaaaaatttaattataagcgaTTATGCGCAATAATCTGCACActcatttaatatgattggtcagaaagtagattttattaaaaacagtattcatttgaatttagaatataaatgcaACAGTATTAGTGCTCaaattggtacgcaaacttgcttatacataacaaaattaatttgtacgatatgagatgagataagaattttgtgtcttATGACTCTTATCCCACCCGAAACCTGCAATGGCTTTTATTTTGGTGTAAttctcttactttttttttttgtacaattaAACTTGGATAATGGAATAAAATTTAGACAATACTAGAGTGACTACTAAATATGCACACTagtataaatgatttttttatcatctttaatgattttttaaacatccttaatcattaagaaaaaaattaaaaaaatataaacatactaatattcacttcgttaactttttttaaaaaaataaaataataaaagatatgagtaaacatatttaatggacatattatcatttttcataagattTTGTTACAGCGTTAACTTGTGCAATTGGcactattatattatttattgagtatCTAACTGGCTGGagcagttaaaaaaaaaaaaaaaaaaaaaaaaactggctTGGTTCCTAAATGAATAAATTAGTCAAAGCCAGTAGAGCCAAGACTAATGTGGCACATAACGTTGATGTGAGTAATATTGTTCTGGaagtagaaaatataaaaaaaaagaaaggtgaAAAATCAACTGTACTAAtggaaaaaagcaaaaaatcaagatttaaaaaaaaaatttaacttcaACAAAGTATGAGTATTGATCTCCGCATCAAATAACTatcaagcaaaataaaaaaatgtcaacTCACTGTGCACCACCCTCCTTACAAAAGAGTAACGTTATtatcatattatcattttattttgattatagtatgtgatatatttattattattagatgataaaaaaatacgtaataaataattatttaatgataataaatatgtcacatcttattaaatagtatattagatagtagtatgatgtatagaattttccttacAAAATGTATAGGATGGCCAAAATTCGGCATGCAGGAGTACTGAAAGTCTGGAACTTCATTTTTATCACATATTGCTAATAATACCCCATATAATATGGATGTTAACATGTTAGCATAAACAGTAAATCAAACTGAGCTAAAGTCTGTACTTTTCATGGACTATTGTAGAAAAGTTCAGCAATATTAATAATAGTTGCTATATCAGGAATCACTTAACATTTATCACGTGTTGATTGACATAAGTCAGTATGGATATGGTACTGGATGCACATGTTAGCTATCATTTCTTAGAACTGTCGGTGACCATATACAACAatcacgttttttttttttaaaaaaaaaatagaagtgagTAGTAGAtcgtatatatcattactcgtcaatatatatatatatatatatatatacagctaACTAGTGATTACCATAACAtgattcaatattatatatatatatatatatatgtgtgtgtgtgtgtgtgtaagccATCATTTCTCCATGGACTACCTGTGAGTACAACAGCCAAATGAAACTTAAAGCTACGAGCGACAGTTTTGGAAAATATTCCGTCTTCGCTGCCTCGCAAGTAATTACTTCATCTCTTTATCCTTCAACTTAATCAATGATATAAGTTAAGAAAAATCATGCTATTTCTCATCAAGTCaatgatattagtattagaTTTCACTTCCAAGgtatttataaaattaggaatgtaattaattaatgtactAAGAAAATCCATGTGATTATTCTTTATGAAATTTGCGGTCTCTCTATATACTCTTGAACACATGATCACCTTCCTCTTCTAATATTTCTGCTTGCCAGAtagattataatatatattgatagaTTAAGATGGAAACAAAGAGTACTGCCTTTTCTGCGGATGTTCCTGTTCCTAAATTGCATGACAAACGTAATTATGCGGAATGGGCGATTCGGGTGCGAACCTACTTGAAGAGTCGAGATCTATGGGAGGACATCATTAACGTTGGCAAAAACGCAGCACCTTCTGGgcaagaagatgatgaagatgctATTAATGTTCCGATAAGGAGGAATTACATGGCTTTACATGCGATCCAGATGTCATGCGGGCCAGACGCATTTTCCGAGATTAGGACCGTTTGTTCAGCCCATACTGCTTGGCAAACATTGAAAAAGAAGTACggtgagtctctctctctctcaatactGCCACGTACGCTCAAAAATTGGGTAAAGCCTGCATTGATACAGTATGGTAACCCAATCCAAAACCGTAATGATTGATATATTCATGATTGACAAAGTGCGatgcattctttttaaaaaagaaaaagatttattattaaaagtttaatttttttttatataaattttatatttatttatttttttaaaaagagtgtgtgatattttataattatagaatgtACAAGTATCGCGCACtcttcttgaaaaaattaataaatatgagatttacataaaaaaatttaaatttttaataatgaatcttattttttttcaaaaaaaatgtgCAGCGTTTAcgtatttcataattatatatatatttaacattatttaaaCCAAATTCAACTCAATAGGCGTGAAAATGTGGTAGAGTCTGTTTTGAGTTGTGTTAAgagttttaaaaagtatttaaataattttaaaaacattctaataaaaaaattaagttatttgagttacatattaaagtacgttttaatttcaaataaactaaaaagtaCGTTTGAAGAAAAGCCTAAAGCGCGGATAATCTAAAAtgtagttcaaattttaaaaagactattaatagacaaaaatatctatataattttcaaataattacaacttttaaaacttttaaatatatggtataaattttaaaaagtcaaTTGATCTTCATTTTTACTtcataaagtatttttttaatttatttccaaacaaatataacatgcTTGAAAAAGTTTTAAGCATATGATTactaaacagtaaataactttttaataatagaatttattatttaagttatggATTATAAGCCCTGACGCTATAAGTTATGGATTGTAATGCCAAACATGGACTTAGTTAATTATCCCAAGGATCCCATGTACATTAAACCagtttgaatattaataatatctcaaaatatttctaaatgataataaagaaatttgtaaataaaagtaaatattgatgaaataacttcataatattattataatattatttcttaaaatcagTCTGAAAGATATAACTTcgtttcaaaaattaaaaataaaataaaattgaaaagctgaaaaaaaaaaaaaaaaactcgttggttttaaaacttttgaaagGCTAATGCTATATGCCCGGTCTCGGAAGGCAAAGCCCCGCATAGTTCATTGGAGAGAAAATtggtttatcaataaaaaataattttttttatgtatattttaaatttatctattttttttaaaagaagtacaCAAAGACTACACACTTTAAGATTACAGATgtcatttctatttttaaaacataaatcgaattttaaattttaaaaaccaaattattaaaaaatgatggagtacaaatatgaaatttcaatttaacaAATTTTACATATTCATACATGGATTTTACTATGCATTAGCTACTACTTACTCTCACATTTCACActtaacaacttttttttttattttttcataagaaattctatttacagtcctCACTTAGAAATTACATGTGCAAACACTtcattaaataaacaaaatatcattttaagaaggatattattataattttaaaaaaatttaaagataaaattgattaGGCTTGCATTAGCAATCCTCAAATGGAGACTCAacgtagcattgctctttttttcatagggtgttgGATGTGTAcaatgaatagtaactgattagaagaattatttttcatatatatatagtttttccAATTAACTTAACTGACataatgttaatttaattaagtcattaattattaataaaattaataacttaatttattttattgacaatTCTGAAGGCTCCGGCCTATATTCATAGTGGCCAGATTAATTGCTTTTGAGATTAATCCAACCGTTTCTAAATGGCGATTGGAAAAAGAGCAAAATTAATTGCAGATACGGAAAAAAGAGCAactcatgaaaaaaagaaaaaaattgcagaTAAGGGCAACATGATTGACAAAAGCTATCTTAATTATGCGGACTTGTACAAGGCCGTGCTCCGTGGTAAGTTGAAAGCTGCACAGGAGTTTCTTGATTCTCAACCAGAGGCAGTAAGAACGGCACTCACAGATAAAGGCGAAACGGCTCTTCACATTGCTGTTACTGCTGGACATGCCAATATAGTCAAGGAGTTGGTGGATCAACATCATCAAGATGATCAAGATGGTCACGGTTGCAAAGCTCGAATGACGAAAGAAGACTTGGGAATTGAAGATGGTGACGGTTGCACAGCTCTAATGAAGGCTCTAGAGTACGGAAGATCCGAACTGGTGCGCTATTTGTATACTCGCACTAATCCGATGAAGGATCAGTTGCCtgcagaaaaagacaaaaaaggagCTATGCTTCTTACCCGTGCAATATATTCCAGAAATTTGGGTAAAAAcgtacttttctttttttcaatccaattaatattattgtccGTTATTTCTGATCATTTGAAATCTTGgcattataatttaattattttttttattttttattatcatgatTCTTTCCTTGTACGCCTCGCACAACACAACTGTCAACAGACCTTGCTTTGGATTTAATCTGGACTTGCCCACGTTTGACATATGTTCTTGACGACCGCGGCGTGTCCCCGTTCTTAGCATTGGCTTCTCTGCCGCACGCATTTCTGAGTGCAAATCGGCTCGGGTTTTGGAAACAATGGATCTACGATCACTGTTAgtactactctctctctctctctctcgttaccAGAGTTTGCCAGTACTACTTTCCACTATGTTAATTGACGTTGCACAATATTGTGGCTACTAGAGAATCAAAACACATTTACCAATGAATCATGAATTAAGCTAGGCTGGTTTGAagatttcaactttcaatatttCCTGCATAGAGCCTGTTGAAGTCGTATTTTGTAGATCTGGATAACTTTACACTCTCGGTATACAAGCAATTACCTGCACAATAACTACGGAGGGGACCTCGAGATTCGTTGATCCTCCGATACTTAAGTCAGTATGGCGAAGAAGATGATAAACAGTAACAAAGATGAGAGTGTAATGTAATAGTAATAGATTGACTGATTAAAGATAATTACCTTGTCTATCGCTAGTAGTGTCCTATTTATGGTTATCGACCAGGTCTCCACCATAGTAGAGTGTTGCATAACAGGGAGTAAGATGCTTGTGCTGTTGATTCACCAAGTAGCCCCTGTGTCGTCACCTTACTGAGTCGTGAAGGGCCTAGGCTTGCTGTACGTTGCTCGGGCCTTGGGTTGCATTGAATGCGACATGGCTTCTGCT
This window contains:
- the LOC121241458 gene encoding KN motif and ankyrin repeat domain-containing protein 2-like; translated protein: MAIGKRAKLIADTEKRATHEKKKKIADKGNMIDKSYLNYADLYKAVLRGKLKAAQEFLDSQPEAVRTALTDKGETALHIAVTAGHANIVKELVARMTKEDLGIEDGDGCTALMKALEYGRSELVRYLYTRTNPMKDQLPAEKDKKGAMLLTRAIYSRNLGKNIWITLHSRYTSNYLHNNYGGDLEIR